From a region of the Leptospira kmetyi serovar Malaysia str. Bejo-Iso9 genome:
- a CDS encoding HEAT repeat domain-containing protein — translation MKFRSLLILALVVSFSSGALLAEKSTEEHIKTLSSGSDSEKYESAVALGKNKEKSAIPELINLLNRNNEPKIATAAAIALGRIAEPGDATIALKNKIISSENGDIVYASLASLLNITTKSEKLEDSTKEAFEYADKNRRSDEFVSDFLDLIKKKLKL, via the coding sequence ATGAAATTTCGTTCTCTTCTCATTCTTGCGCTCGTTGTATCTTTTTCATCCGGCGCTCTTCTTGCGGAAAAATCCACCGAAGAACATATCAAAACTCTTTCTTCCGGTTCCGATTCCGAAAAATACGAATCCGCAGTCGCACTTGGAAAGAATAAGGAAAAGTCCGCAATTCCGGAACTCATCAATCTTCTCAACCGAAACAACGAACCTAAGATCGCAACCGCGGCCGCGATCGCATTGGGAAGAATCGCCGAGCCGGGCGACGCGACCATCGCACTGAAGAACAAAATTATTTCCTCGGAAAACGGGGACATCGTTTACGCTTCTTTGGCGTCTCTTTTGAACATCACGACTAAAAGTGAAAAACTCGAAGATTCCACAAAAGAAGCTTTCGAATACGCGGATAAGAATCGCAGAAGCGACGAGTTCGTTTCCGATTTTCTGGATCTGATCAAAAAGAAATTGAAACTCTGA
- a CDS encoding HesA/MoeB/ThiF family protein, giving the protein MLTPPEISRYSRNILLDEVKRKGQETLKSSRITVIGAGGLGSPVLYYLAAAGVGKIRVVDSDIVDTTNLQRQILFKHSEIGSSKSESAKHRIEELNPYIEIESVPVRFSADNAENLLKDSDLVLEGSDNFETKFLVNDVCCSLKIPFLIAGILRFDGMVLGVRPGIDPCYRCIYETLPPANAIPSCSEAGVIGSMAGIIGSIQATEAVKFLLGLVREESKGVFGSILQLEAKSMEFHKVSLMRRSDCKSCAHI; this is encoded by the coding sequence TTGTTGACCCCTCCGGAAATCAGCCGGTATTCCCGGAACATTCTTCTGGATGAAGTAAAACGCAAGGGTCAGGAAACTCTTAAGTCCTCTCGCATCACCGTGATCGGAGCGGGGGGATTGGGTTCTCCGGTTCTTTATTATCTCGCCGCCGCCGGTGTCGGAAAGATTCGAGTCGTGGACTCGGATATCGTGGACACGACCAATCTTCAAAGACAGATTCTTTTCAAACATTCCGAGATCGGTTCTTCCAAATCGGAATCCGCAAAACATAGAATCGAAGAATTAAATCCTTACATAGAAATCGAATCCGTTCCCGTTCGTTTCAGCGCTGATAACGCGGAGAATCTTTTGAAGGACAGCGATCTCGTTTTGGAAGGTTCGGATAATTTCGAAACCAAGTTTCTCGTAAACGACGTATGTTGTTCTTTGAAAATTCCGTTTCTCATCGCGGGCATTCTCCGTTTCGACGGAATGGTTTTGGGAGTTCGTCCCGGAATCGATCCTTGTTATAGGTGTATCTACGAAACACTTCCGCCCGCGAACGCGATCCCGAGTTGTTCCGAGGCCGGAGTGATCGGAAGTATGGCGGGAATCATAGGAAGCATTCAAGCCACCGAGGCGGTAAAGTTTCTATTGGGATTGGTCCGGGAGGAATCGAAAGGAGTTTTCGGTTCCATTCTCCAGTTGGAAGCGAAATCCATGGAATTCCATAAGGTTTCTCTAATGCGTCGTTCCGACTGTAAAAGTTGCGCACATATATGA
- a CDS encoding helix-hairpin-helix domain-containing protein, whose amino-acid sequence MSKKEYSKPLQGYADQSDILKEFRTLPGVGKSIAMDYWNLGFRSLDEIGKADPEDLYVRCCQQHGGYVDRCMLYVFRCVHYALNVKKPDSEKLKWWNWKDSEKPQKSKR is encoded by the coding sequence ATGAGTAAAAAAGAATATTCTAAACCGTTACAGGGATACGCGGATCAGTCCGATATTCTCAAGGAATTTCGAACCCTTCCCGGAGTGGGAAAGTCGATCGCGATGGATTATTGGAATCTGGGTTTCCGAAGTTTGGACGAGATCGGAAAAGCCGATCCGGAAGATTTATACGTACGTTGTTGCCAACAACACGGCGGTTACGTGGATCGTTGTATGCTTTACGTTTTCCGTTGTGTTCATTACGCTCTGAACGTCAAAAAACCGGATTCGGAAAAACTAAAGTGGTGGAACTGGAAGGATTCCGAAAAACCTCAAAAGTCGAAACGATAA
- a CDS encoding LA_0442/LA_0875 N-terminal domain-containing protein, whose product MKKIISYFIFVLCVCVFSVSSLRSETILLKSGEKLDGNIVGQDKETVSFKLADGTIKVYKKSQIKKISFAKIAEPTSKKEEAQKIEKEEADKKKKEEAELAEKQKAESEKRKVDEEKLKAKEEKAKKREQELVNSKRHYLEASFGVGSGKEQTELRPFYQTIQYAGLLFSSSGQAEILTNPYKSSNSSSTTRIKYAWNRFTFELRGTEAKGTIDPSGFQTLSYGSSGGSGGSSGGDRAVNILMGDAHTKFQKVSSRVGFTPYPHPVLDLQVVGGVERIWTRTSEEVDSLGGITTTGMNPNRISFREYTSTFRGGSFGIGFEFKFLERFSLQGQILKISGTTPSSSKNYEYKTDNSIGVVQLNATGLDYWWSSKGTEVNLRLSAKVYNNLSLFAETSNMNLKNTLQTGYISDNEGNTEQIGLKIFGPRILIPILHDSKTILTYFQVGANYRFDF is encoded by the coding sequence ATGAAAAAAATTATTTCATACTTCATTTTCGTCCTTTGTGTTTGTGTCTTTTCCGTTTCTTCTCTTCGAAGCGAAACCATTCTTTTAAAATCCGGAGAAAAATTGGACGGAAACATAGTCGGCCAAGACAAGGAAACGGTTTCCTTCAAACTTGCGGACGGAACCATCAAGGTTTATAAAAAATCCCAGATCAAAAAGATTTCCTTCGCAAAAATCGCGGAACCCACTTCCAAAAAGGAAGAAGCTCAGAAGATCGAAAAAGAGGAAGCCGACAAAAAGAAAAAAGAAGAAGCCGAACTCGCTGAAAAACAAAAGGCGGAATCGGAAAAAAGAAAAGTCGACGAGGAAAAACTCAAAGCCAAGGAAGAGAAAGCCAAGAAACGCGAACAGGAACTCGTCAATTCGAAACGGCATTATTTGGAAGCCTCGTTCGGAGTCGGAAGCGGAAAAGAACAAACCGAGTTACGACCTTTTTATCAAACCATTCAATACGCGGGACTTTTATTCAGCAGCTCCGGTCAGGCGGAAATTCTCACCAATCCCTATAAATCGTCTAACAGCAGTTCTACGACCCGGATCAAATACGCTTGGAACCGTTTTACGTTCGAGCTGAGAGGAACGGAAGCGAAAGGAACCATAGATCCGAGCGGTTTTCAAACCTTATCCTATGGAAGTAGCGGCGGTTCGGGCGGTTCTTCGGGAGGAGATCGAGCCGTAAATATTCTTATGGGAGACGCGCACACTAAGTTTCAAAAAGTTTCTTCGAGGGTCGGTTTTACTCCGTATCCGCATCCCGTTTTGGATCTTCAAGTCGTGGGCGGAGTGGAAAGAATCTGGACGAGAACCAGCGAGGAAGTGGACAGTTTGGGCGGAATCACCACGACCGGAATGAATCCGAATCGCATTAGCTTTCGCGAATATACGAGCACGTTCCGAGGCGGAAGTTTCGGAATCGGTTTCGAATTTAAGTTTTTGGAGAGATTTTCCCTGCAAGGACAAATCCTGAAAATCAGCGGAACGACTCCGTCCTCTTCCAAAAACTACGAATACAAGACCGACAATTCCATAGGAGTTGTCCAACTCAACGCGACCGGTTTGGATTATTGGTGGAGCTCCAAGGGAACCGAGGTCAATCTCAGACTTTCCGCGAAGGTTTACAACAACCTGAGTTTATTCGCGGAAACGAGCAACATGAATTTGAAGAACACGCTTCAAACCGGTTATATTTCTGATAACGAGGGTAATACGGAGCAGATCGGTCTTAAAATTTTCGGACCGAGAATTCTAATTCCGATCTTACACGATTCGAAAACGATTCTTACGTATTTTCAAGTCGGTGCGAATTATCGTTTCGACTTTTGA
- the lpxK gene encoding tetraacyldisaccharide 4'-kinase: MKSFTPLSLLHVVLFPILYALSFVYRGIFILDQKFTQKQKLPEAFVISVGNLSMGGTGKTPFSIHLAKLIHKEFPEKKIVLLSRGYGAAGSKNGHRVTQQSSPREAGDEPLLLKKHLPFAEVWIGRDRLASYLRFKKESDLKENTIVILDDGFQHHRLERDIDVVLLDSSKIHKERFLIPAGNLREPVSSLSRADWIVFSKYEPSVERTVQNIQKKFPKGILRFTSEPDKLLSPDLQLDSPKILYGKRIYAFTGIGNPEVFFSMIRKFQPFELETRAFRDHHSYTMEDENALDTISKNYDYLVCTEKDLVKISKPPENLKILLLENKLDKEEKLVSFLKERIV, translated from the coding sequence ATGAAATCCTTCACCCCGCTTTCACTTCTGCACGTCGTTTTGTTTCCGATTCTCTACGCGTTGTCGTTCGTATACCGAGGAATTTTTATCCTCGATCAGAAGTTTACACAAAAACAAAAACTTCCCGAAGCGTTCGTGATCAGCGTGGGAAATCTTTCCATGGGAGGAACGGGCAAAACTCCCTTTTCGATCCATCTCGCAAAACTCATCCATAAGGAATTTCCCGAAAAGAAAATCGTATTATTGTCCAGAGGTTACGGAGCCGCGGGTTCCAAAAACGGACATAGGGTAACGCAACAATCGAGTCCGAGAGAGGCCGGAGACGAACCTCTTCTTTTAAAAAAACATCTTCCGTTCGCCGAAGTTTGGATCGGACGGGACAGACTCGCGTCCTATCTTCGGTTTAAAAAAGAATCGGACCTAAAAGAAAACACAATCGTGATCTTGGACGACGGGTTTCAACATCACAGATTGGAACGGGATATCGATGTCGTATTATTGGATTCGAGTAAAATTCATAAGGAACGATTTCTGATCCCCGCCGGAAATCTGAGAGAACCCGTTTCCTCTTTGAGTAGAGCCGATTGGATCGTGTTTTCCAAATACGAACCTTCCGTGGAAAGAACCGTACAGAACATACAAAAGAAATTTCCGAAAGGAATTCTTCGTTTTACTTCGGAGCCGGATAAACTTTTATCGCCGGACCTGCAGTTGGATTCTCCCAAAATTCTATACGGTAAAAGAATCTACGCGTTTACCGGAATCGGAAACCCGGAAGTTTTCTTTTCGATGATCCGCAAATTCCAACCCTTCGAGTTGGAAACCAGAGCGTTTCGCGATCACCATTCTTATACGATGGAAGACGAAAACGCTTTGGATACGATTTCCAAGAACTACGACTATCTCGTTTGCACCGAAAAGGATCTCGTCAAAATTTCAAAACCTCCGGAGAATCTGAAAATTCTTCTTTTGGAAAACAAACTCGATAAGGAAGAAAAACTCGTTTCCTTTCTCAAAGAAAGAATCGTATAA
- a CDS encoding ABC transporter ATP-binding protein, giving the protein MNIYKRLLKYSFKYKYRLISGIVLSFLVSVLNGASLTSLIPIFDSLGTGEKTNFEISLTKKDKALLQRQEEKDSFTSVESIELQLAEWKVQLNSSLKTMSHDELVLLFCFIVFPVYLLKLIFLAAAVYCINSAGYLAIRDLRAELYAKAQTLPLNHFVQEKTGILMSRIINDVEVLGKLISSDLKDAITDFFYIVTHLLLLLYLSWKMFLAVFIIVPIVMGPVSAFADKIRRATRNQQERLSSLNGHLQEVISGIRVIRAFSMEKTEANRFWEFNQDLSDKTFKGHFYHQVGPSLTELFSSIVAVIFLSFGAYLMEDGTFSRGMFMAFFLTLIFLMRPFKQMSMLSNSIQSAISAGDRVFELLDQETDIQNPANPKFLKRMEKGIRFKNVTFTYPGTKNPAIQEINLEIPKGETVALVGASGAGKSTLVDLVPRLIDPQEGQILIDEIDLREMDLSNLRKRIGIVAQQVFLFNGTIRENICYGNQSVTDEQLYAACEQAFAMEFILSFEEGFDTIVGERGVMLSGGQRQRIAIARALLLDPEILILDEATSALDTESERLVQQALESLYKNRTVIIIAHRLSTVQIANRIFAMEDGRIVESGTHNELIQLDGKYKKLYDIQFVESSEIV; this is encoded by the coding sequence ATGAACATCTATAAACGGCTCCTAAAGTATTCCTTCAAGTACAAATACAGATTGATTTCGGGGATCGTATTGTCCTTTCTCGTTTCTGTTTTAAACGGAGCCTCTCTTACTTCCCTGATTCCCATCTTCGATTCTCTCGGTACGGGAGAAAAAACGAATTTCGAAATTTCTCTCACCAAAAAAGACAAGGCTCTTCTTCAACGTCAGGAAGAAAAGGATTCCTTTACAAGCGTCGAATCCATCGAACTTCAACTCGCCGAGTGGAAGGTGCAACTCAATTCTTCCTTGAAGACGATGAGTCATGACGAACTCGTTTTACTTTTTTGTTTTATCGTTTTTCCGGTTTATCTTTTAAAACTGATCTTTCTCGCCGCGGCCGTTTACTGCATCAACTCGGCGGGCTATCTTGCGATCCGCGATCTAAGGGCGGAGCTATATGCGAAGGCGCAAACTCTTCCTCTCAATCATTTCGTTCAGGAAAAAACCGGAATTCTGATGAGTAGAATCATCAACGACGTCGAAGTTCTCGGCAAACTGATCAGTTCCGATTTGAAGGACGCGATCACGGATTTTTTCTACATCGTCACGCACTTACTTCTTCTTTTGTATTTAAGTTGGAAGATGTTTCTCGCGGTTTTTATCATCGTTCCGATCGTGATGGGACCGGTTTCCGCGTTTGCGGATAAGATCCGCAGAGCGACACGAAATCAACAGGAACGTCTTTCCTCGTTAAACGGACATCTTCAGGAAGTGATTTCGGGAATCCGAGTCATCCGAGCGTTTTCGATGGAGAAGACCGAAGCCAACCGCTTCTGGGAATTCAACCAGGATCTTTCGGATAAAACCTTCAAGGGACATTTTTATCATCAGGTCGGGCCTTCTTTAACGGAATTGTTCAGCTCGATCGTCGCGGTGATCTTCCTGAGTTTCGGCGCGTATCTGATGGAAGACGGAACGTTCTCCCGCGGGATGTTTATGGCCTTCTTTTTAACGCTGATCTTTTTAATGCGACCTTTTAAACAGATGAGCATGCTTTCCAATTCGATCCAAAGCGCGATCTCGGCGGGGGATCGGGTTTTCGAACTTCTGGATCAGGAAACGGACATTCAAAATCCTGCAAATCCCAAGTTCTTAAAAAGAATGGAGAAAGGAATCCGTTTTAAAAACGTAACCTTCACGTATCCCGGAACGAAAAATCCCGCGATTCAGGAAATCAATCTGGAAATTCCGAAAGGAGAAACCGTCGCGTTGGTGGGAGCGTCTGGCGCCGGAAAATCCACGTTAGTCGATCTTGTTCCTCGTTTGATCGATCCGCAGGAAGGACAAATTCTCATCGACGAGATCGACCTACGAGAAATGGATCTGAGCAACCTCAGAAAAAGAATCGGAATCGTCGCTCAACAAGTGTTCTTATTCAACGGAACGATCCGCGAAAATATCTGCTACGGAAATCAGAGCGTAACCGACGAACAACTCTACGCCGCGTGCGAACAGGCTTTTGCGATGGAATTCATTCTTTCGTTCGAGGAAGGTTTCGATACGATCGTGGGAGAACGGGGTGTGATGCTTTCCGGCGGTCAAAGACAAAGAATCGCGATCGCACGCGCTCTTCTTCTCGATCCGGAAATTCTCATTTTGGACGAAGCGACTTCCGCGCTCGACACGGAATCGGAAAGACTCGTGCAACAAGCGCTCGAATCGCTTTATAAAAACAGAACCGTAATCATCATCGCGCACCGTCTTTCCACCGTCCAAATCGCGAATCGGATTTTTGCCATGGAAGACGGGAGAATCGTGGAATCCGGAACTCACAACGAATTGATCCAGCTCGACGGAAAATATAAAAAACTCTACGACATCCAATTCGTGGAATCCTCCGAAATCGTTTAA
- a CDS encoding ABC transporter substrate-binding protein codes for MDRFSLLNTSLPFFAGILVLSLLFSGCNSREEDPEELILSIPSDPISLDPIFSTDLSSRTLGKFLYPFLFQKTPEGKPAYQLVESFALSGKGEVRSLKLKLRSHLLTDGEELKSEQVRDSLQRLIETPGPRRNQYSFIKEVNVLAEKEIELKISGGLRQAVDALSMPPAGIVCCKTNEAETLEAESFETLEKNNAIPIPKAGKYVLKEWKKNNYILLEKNPNAAEDLPKKIRLRVLASASTGVFLFSKGKMDLMRLPNFLLKNPHIQKENLRFRKGAGVQYVAIQAKEPCFDNHFRKALNTAVDPKLVIDKLLEGNADSTFGSVPPETIGQSKIQEVVAGNPEILLIQTRSLERAKEYLKKSSCYPKILEREIDFRMRGDEENSANGLALAGFLKQLGLKVKISPMEKAILYKENSEGKGDLTLLFWYADLPGAWNFIDPLFSGKDKGNGGNRAHYENKELEILFSKARSSDSLNLESETTKATQILLKEYPWIFLWSPYEAFLISEKAKHYPSLADYL; via the coding sequence ATTGACAGGTTTAGTCTTTTGAATACTTCTCTACCCTTTTTTGCAGGAATCCTTGTTTTGTCCCTTCTTTTTTCCGGTTGTAATTCTCGGGAAGAAGATCCCGAAGAATTGATTCTATCCATACCTTCGGATCCGATCAGTTTGGATCCGATCTTTTCCACGGATTTGTCTTCGCGTACGCTCGGAAAATTCTTATATCCGTTTTTGTTTCAAAAAACTCCCGAAGGAAAACCGGCGTATCAACTCGTGGAATCGTTTGCGTTATCGGGCAAGGGCGAGGTTCGTTCCCTCAAACTCAAACTGAGATCGCATCTTCTGACCGACGGGGAAGAATTAAAATCGGAACAGGTTCGCGATTCTTTACAAAGACTGATTGAAACGCCCGGTCCGAGAAGAAACCAATATTCGTTTATCAAGGAAGTCAACGTTCTCGCTGAAAAGGAAATCGAACTAAAAATTTCCGGCGGACTCAGACAGGCCGTGGACGCACTTTCCATGCCGCCTGCGGGAATCGTATGTTGTAAAACGAACGAAGCCGAAACGCTCGAAGCGGAGTCCTTTGAAACATTAGAAAAGAATAATGCTATTCCGATTCCAAAGGCCGGCAAATACGTTCTCAAAGAATGGAAAAAGAACAATTACATCCTTCTCGAAAAAAATCCGAACGCGGCCGAAGATCTTCCTAAAAAAATCCGATTGAGGGTTTTGGCTTCGGCTTCCACCGGAGTATTTCTTTTTTCCAAGGGGAAAATGGACCTCATGCGTCTTCCCAATTTTCTATTAAAAAATCCTCATATTCAAAAAGAGAATCTTCGTTTTCGAAAAGGCGCGGGCGTTCAATACGTCGCGATCCAGGCAAAGGAACCCTGTTTCGACAATCACTTTAGAAAAGCGTTGAATACCGCGGTCGATCCGAAACTCGTGATCGATAAGTTGTTGGAAGGAAACGCCGATTCCACGTTCGGATCGGTTCCGCCGGAAACGATCGGACAATCCAAGATTCAGGAAGTGGTCGCGGGAAATCCGGAAATTCTTCTGATACAAACCCGTTCTCTGGAAAGGGCGAAGGAATATCTCAAAAAATCGTCCTGTTATCCGAAAATTCTCGAGCGAGAAATCGATTTTAGAATGCGAGGAGACGAAGAGAACAGCGCGAACGGATTGGCCTTGGCCGGTTTTTTAAAACAACTCGGATTGAAGGTGAAAATCAGTCCGATGGAAAAGGCGATTCTTTATAAGGAGAATTCCGAAGGCAAAGGAGATCTAACGTTGCTTTTTTGGTACGCCGATCTTCCCGGAGCATGGAATTTTATCGACCCGTTGTTTTCGGGAAAGGATAAGGGCAACGGAGGGAACCGAGCACATTACGAAAACAAGGAACTCGAAATTCTTTTTTCCAAAGCGAGAAGTTCCGATTCCTTAAATCTGGAATCGGAAACGACAAAGGCGACGCAGATTCTTCTCAAGGAATATCCTTGGATTTTTCTTTGGTCGCCGTATGAGGCTTTTCTAATATCGGAAAAGGCGAAACATTATCCTAGTTTGGCGGATTATCTGTAG
- a CDS encoding transglycosylase domain-containing protein encodes MASGNEKKFSAFISIKESLFKIFLFSKAHWRQILRYSIIAGISVSSFLIGGSYVVWLTKKDEVVSNLDKFKNEVTNYYEVSQIRPIRILDRNGKLIGEFSRRKFKPIRTDNLAEHGNIVWALLSSEDREFYNHHGINYTALLRAILINLTTFQKQGGSTITQQLAKLTLDLGARNIFNKITEFYCTFYLESQFDKNTILSMYLNRIFLGEGNTGVEEASRYYFNKAAAELTPEEAAMLVGIIPAPSNYNPVRSLKTALKRQRLVLTPMSENQNLHPNPSSISKNFAKKLDAGVKSFRSFYKVAVTKDGEKEFYSSDIARYGFDKDFTVNLAPDFNYGIRQHILDTFSEIDIETRGMNVYTTLDYDKQDAAEKSLREGIESVRKKLGDVKANYLKKGDSEEARIQQSIIDNMNGSLISINPNNGYIEAMVGSYKISNIFRLNRAVSALRQPGSTIKALVYAIAFENRIITPSSKVVDEEINIRGYSPKNWYRGYKGEVTARIAFAQSINTIAVKLLNEFGVNDFLEKVSMILDIDKATLEKRFQPNLSLALGSGELSPMELALIYATIANGGKKVSPVQILRITDFEGSEMFSAPLKDPNEAVQILDPVACAETINLLEAVLSEQGTMKLKLKSEDSFPMGGKTGTVQSPKEARKKWGSRKGVRDAWFAGVNPDLVTTVWIGNDVGAPFEGSGSAISGNIWFRYASYVARNIGFPETLIKPFNGDFVKVDVCGDTGLLLHSSVPCTYPLYGQYYYIGEQPPAPSGATSATAQENSLQEPGTSTSERTILPQAEEGDGDSVELELPESTDNPPN; translated from the coding sequence ATGGCATCCGGTAACGAAAAAAAATTCTCCGCTTTCATTTCGATCAAAGAAAGTCTTTTCAAAATATTCCTCTTTTCCAAAGCGCATTGGAGACAAATTCTCCGTTATTCGATCATTGCCGGAATTTCGGTTTCGTCTTTTTTGATCGGAGGTTCTTACGTCGTTTGGCTGACGAAAAAGGACGAAGTCGTTTCCAATCTCGACAAGTTCAAAAACGAGGTCACGAATTATTACGAAGTCAGTCAGATCCGTCCGATCCGAATCCTTGATCGAAACGGAAAATTAATCGGAGAATTCTCGAGAAGAAAATTCAAACCGATCCGCACGGACAATCTCGCGGAACACGGAAACATCGTGTGGGCCCTTCTTTCCTCCGAGGACCGCGAATTTTACAATCACCACGGAATCAATTACACGGCGCTGCTCCGCGCGATTCTCATCAACCTCACAACGTTTCAAAAACAAGGCGGTTCCACGATCACACAACAGCTCGCAAAGCTGACTCTCGATCTCGGCGCGAGAAACATATTCAATAAGATTACGGAATTCTACTGTACGTTTTATCTCGAAAGCCAGTTCGATAAGAACACCATTCTTTCCATGTATCTCAATCGTATCTTTTTGGGCGAAGGAAACACGGGCGTGGAAGAAGCGAGTCGTTACTACTTCAACAAGGCCGCGGCGGAACTGACTCCGGAAGAAGCCGCGATGCTCGTTGGAATCATTCCCGCTCCTTCCAATTACAATCCGGTCCGCAGTTTAAAAACCGCGCTCAAAAGACAAAGGCTCGTATTAACTCCTATGTCCGAGAATCAAAATCTTCATCCGAACCCTTCGAGCATCAGTAAAAATTTTGCGAAGAAGTTGGATGCAGGTGTGAAATCATTCCGTTCTTTTTACAAGGTCGCGGTCACGAAGGACGGAGAAAAAGAATTCTATTCTTCCGATATCGCGAGATACGGTTTTGATAAGGATTTTACCGTGAACCTCGCGCCGGATTTTAATTACGGAATCCGTCAGCATATCCTCGATACGTTTTCCGAAATCGACATCGAAACGAGAGGGATGAACGTTTACACGACTCTCGATTACGACAAACAAGACGCGGCCGAAAAATCGCTTCGGGAAGGAATCGAATCGGTTCGTAAAAAACTCGGGGATGTTAAAGCAAATTACCTGAAAAAAGGCGACTCCGAAGAGGCGAGAATCCAACAATCCATCATAGACAACATGAACGGTTCCTTGATCTCGATCAACCCGAACAACGGTTATATCGAGGCGATGGTCGGTAGTTACAAGATTTCTAATATATTCAGACTCAACCGCGCCGTGTCCGCGCTCAGACAACCGGGTTCCACGATCAAGGCGCTCGTTTACGCGATCGCTTTCGAGAATCGAATCATCACTCCTTCTTCCAAGGTCGTGGACGAGGAAATCAATATCAGAGGTTATTCCCCTAAGAACTGGTATAGAGGTTACAAAGGGGAAGTCACCGCAAGAATCGCGTTCGCCCAATCGATCAACACGATCGCCGTAAAATTGTTAAACGAATTCGGAGTGAACGACTTTTTGGAAAAAGTTTCGATGATCCTCGACATCGACAAGGCGACCCTTGAAAAAAGATTCCAACCCAATCTTTCTCTCGCGCTCGGGTCGGGAGAATTGTCTCCGATGGAACTCGCTTTGATCTACGCGACGATCGCAAACGGCGGAAAAAAAGTAAGCCCCGTTCAAATCCTAAGAATCACGGACTTCGAAGGAAGCGAAATGTTCTCCGCTCCCCTCAAGGATCCGAATGAAGCAGTTCAAATCCTCGATCCCGTCGCTTGTGCGGAAACGATCAATCTTCTCGAAGCGGTGTTAAGCGAACAGGGAACGATGAAGCTCAAACTCAAATCGGAAGATTCGTTTCCGATGGGAGGCAAAACGGGAACCGTTCAATCTCCGAAAGAAGCGCGTAAAAAATGGGGATCTCGTAAAGGAGTGAGAGACGCTTGGTTTGCGGGAGTGAATCCGGATTTGGTGACCACAGTGTGGATCGGAAACGACGTGGGCGCTCCCTTTGAAGGTTCGGGTTCTGCGATCAGCGGAAACATTTGGTTTCGTTATGCGAGTTACGTCGCAAGAAACATAGGATTTCCCGAAACTCTCATCAAACCGTTTAACGGCGATTTTGTGAAAGTGGACGTTTGCGGAGACACGGGCTTGTTGCTCCATTCTTCCGTACCTTGCACGTATCCGTTGTACGGTCAGTATTATTATATCGGAGAACAACCGCCCGCTCCTTCCGGTGCGACCTCTGCGACCGCGCAGGAAAATTCTTTACAAGAGCCGGGAACGTCCACGAGCGAAAGAACGATTCTTCCGCAAGCGGAGGAAGGCGACGGAGATTCGGTGGAATTGGAACTTCCCGAGTCTACAGATAATCCGCCAAACTAG